Proteins encoded within one genomic window of Triticum aestivum cultivar Chinese Spring chromosome 2D, IWGSC CS RefSeq v2.1, whole genome shotgun sequence:
- the LOC123051534 gene encoding probable cellulose synthase A catalytic subunit 8 [UDP-forming], with amino-acid sequence MDGDADALKSGRHGAGDVCQICADGLGTTVDGEVFTACDVCRFPVCRPCYEHERKEGTQACLQCKTKYKRHRGSPAIRGEEGDDTDADDGSDFNYPASGTEDQKQKIADRMRSWRMNTGGSGNVGHPKYDSGEIGLSKYDSGEIPRGYVPSVTNSQMSGEIPGASPDHHMMSPTGNISRRAPFPYVNHSPNPSREFSGSIGNVAWKERVDGWKMKQDKGAIPMTNGTSIAPSEGRAATDIDASTEYNMEDALLNDETRQPLSRKVPIASSKINPYRMVIVLRLVVLSIFLHYRLTNPVRNAYPLWLLSVICEIWFALSWILDQFPKWFPINRETYLDRLALRYDREGEPSQLAAVDIFVSTVDPLKEPPIVTANTVLSILAVDYPVDKVSCYVSDDGASMLTFDALAETSEFARKWVPFVKKYDIEPRAPEFYFCQKIDYLKDKVQPSFVKDRRAMKREYEEFKIRINALVSKALKVPEEGWIMQDGTPWPGNNTRDHPGMIQVFLGHSGGLDTEGNELPRLVYVSREKRPGFQHHKKAGAMNALVRVSAVLTNGQYMLNLDCDHYINNSKAVREAMCFLMDPNLGPQVCYVQFPQRFDGIDRNDRYANRNTVFFDINLRGLDGIQGPVYVGTGCVFNRTAIYGYEPPIKAKKPGFLASLCGGKKKASKSKKRSSDKKKSNKHVDSSVPVFNLEDIEEGVEGAGFDDEKSVLMSQMSLEKRFGQSAAFVASTLMEYGGVPQSSTPESLLKEAIHVISCGYEDKSEWGTEIGWIYGSVTEDILTGFKMHARGWRSVYCMPKRPAFKGSAPINLSDRLNQVLRWALGSVEILFSRHCPLWYGYGGRLKFLERFAYINTTIYPLTSLPLLVYCILPAICLLTGKFIMPEISNLASIWFIALFLSIFATGILEMRWSGVGIDEWWRNEQFWVIGGISAHLFAVFQGLLKVLAGIDTNFTVTSKANDEEGDFAELYMFKWTTLLIPPTTILIINMVGVVAGTSYAINSGYQSWGPLFGKLFFAFWVIVHLYPFLKGLMGRQNRTPTIVIVWAVLLASIFSLLWVRVDPFTTRLAGPNIQTCGINC; translated from the exons ATGGACGGCGACGCGGACGCCCTG AAGTCCGGGAGGCACGGGGCCGGGGACGTGTGCCAGATCTGCGCCGACGGCCTGGGCACCACGGTGGACGGCGAGGTCTTCACCGCCTGCGACGTCTGCCGCTTCCCGGTCTGCCGCCCCTGCTACGAGCACGAGCGCAAGGAGGGCACCCAGGCCTGCCTCCAGTGCAAGACCAAGTACAAGCGCCACAGAG GGAGCCCTGCGATCCGTGGGGAGGAAGGCGACGACACTGACGCCGATGATGGCAGTGACTTCAACTACCCTGCATCTGGCACTGAGGACCAGAAGCAGAAGATTGCTGATAGGATGCGCAGCTGGCGCATGAACACTGGGGGTAGTGGCAATGTTGGCCACCCCAAGTATGACAGTGGCGAGATCGGCCTCTCCAAGTATGACAGTGGAGAGATCCCTAGGGGATACGTCCCTTCAGTCACCAACAGCCAG ATGTCAGGAGAAATCCCTGGAGCTTCCCCTGATCATCATATGATGTCCCCTACGGGGAACATCAGCAGACGTGCTCCGTTTCCCTATGTGAATCATTCAC CAAATCCGTCAAGGGAGTTCTCTGGCAGTATTGGGAATGTTGCCTGGAAAGAGAGAGTCGATGGCTGGAAAATGAAGCAGGACAAGGGTGCGATTCCCATGACTAATGGGACAAGCATTGCTCCCTCTGAAGGTCGGGCAGCTACTGACATCGATGCATCTACTGAGTACAACATGGAAGACGCTTTACT GAATGATGAAACTCGCCAGCCTCTATCTAGAAAAGTCCCCATTGCTTCATCCAAAATAAATCCATACAGAATGGTCATTGTTCTGCGGTTGGTTGTTCTAAGCATCTTCCTGCACTACCGTCTCACAAATCCTGTGCGTAATGCATACCCACTGTGGCTTTTATCTGTTATATGTGAGATTTGGTTTGCTTTATCCTGGATACTGGATCAGTTCCCGAAGTGGTTTCCAATCAACCGGGAGACCTACCTTGATAGACTGGCTTTAAG GTATGACCGAGAAGGTGAACCGTCTCAGTTGGCTGCTGTTGACATATTTGTCAGTACAGTCGACCCCTTGAAGGAGCCACCTATCGTCACTGCCAACACTGTGCTATCCATACTTGCTGTTGATTATCCTGTGGACAAGGTCTCTTGCTATGTATCTGATGACGGAGCTTCAATGCTGACTTTTGACGCATTGGCTGAGACTTCAGAGTTTGCTAGGAAATGGGTACCATTTGTGAAGAAGTATGACATTGAACCCAGAGCTCCTGAGTTTTACTTTTGCCAGAAAATTGATTACCTGAAAGATAAAGTCCAGCCTTCATTTGTTAAAGACCGCCGGGCCATGAAG AGAGAATATGAAGAATTTAAAATTAGGATAAATGCCCTAGTTTCTAAGGCATTGAAAGTCCCCGAGGAAGGATGGATCATGCAAGATGGCACACCATGGCCAGGAAACAATACCAGGGATCATCCTGGAATGATTCAG GTTTTCCTTGGTCACAGTGGTGGCCTTGATACTGAGGGTAATGAGCTCCCCCGTTTAGTTTACGTGTCTCGTGAAAAGCGTCCTGGATTCCAGCACCACAAAAAGGCTGGTGCCATGAATGCCCTT GTTCGTGTCTCAGCTGTCCTTACTAACGGACAATACAtgttgaatcttgattgtgatCACTACATCAACAACAGCAAGGCTGTCCGAGAAGCTATGTGCTTCCTAATGGATCCAAACCTAGGTCCGCAAGTCTGTTATGTGCAGTTCCCACAAAGGTTTGATGGTATTGATAGGAATGATCGATATGCAAACAGGAACACTGTCTTTTTTGAT ATTAACTTGAGGGGCCTTGACGGCATTCAAGGACCAGTTTATGTGGGAACTGGTTGTGTTTTCAACAGAACGGCTATCTATGGTTATGAGCCCCCAATTAAGGCGAAGAAGCCAGGTTTCTTGGCATCATTATGTGGGGGCAAGAAGAAGGCAAGCAAGTCAAAGAAAAGGAGCTCAGATAAGAAAAAGTCGAACAAGCATGTGGACAGTTCTGTTCCAGTATTCAATCTCGAAGACATAGAGGAGGGTGTTGAAG GTGCTGGGTTTGATGATGAGAAATCAGTTCTCATGTCTCAAATGAGCTTAGAGAAGAGATTTGGCCAGTCAGCAGCATTTGTTGCCTCCACTCTGATGGAATATGGTGGTGTTCCTCAGTCGTCCACTCCAGAATCTCTTTTGAAAGAAGCTATCCATGTCATAAGTTGTGGCTATGAGGACAAGTCTGAATGGGGAACTGAG ATTGGTTGGATCTATGGATCTGTCACAGAAGATATTCTAACTGGATTCAAGATGCACGCAAGAGGCTGGCGTTCAGTCTATTGCATGCCCAAGCGCCCAGCTTTCAAGGGATCTGCCCCCATCAATCTTTCAGATCGTCTGAATCAAGTGCTGCGGTGGGCTCTTGGTTCTGTTGAAATTCTTTTCAGCCGGCATTGCCCCTTATGGTATGGCTACGGAGGGCGCCTCAAGTTCCTGGAGAGATTCGCTTACATCAACACCACCATTTACCCACTAACCTCTCTCCCGCTTCTAGTCTATTGTATATTGCCTGCTATCTGTCTGCTCACTGGAAAGTTCATCATGCCAGAG ATTAGCAACTTGGCCAGTATCTGGTTCATTGCGCTCTTCCTTTCAATTTTCGCCACTGGTATCCTTGAGATGAGGTGGAGTGGTGTTGGCATTGACGAGTGGTGGAGGAATGAACAGTTCTGGGTCATTGGAGGTATCTCTGCCCATCTGTTTGCCGTCTTTCAGGGTCTTCTGAAGGTGCTTGCAGGTATCGACACCAACTTCACTGTCACCTCAAAGGCTAATGATGAAGAAGGCGACTTTGCTGAGCTCTACATGTTCAAGTGGACGACGCTTCTTATCCCTCCGACGACCATTTTGATCATTAACATGGTCGGTGTCGTTGCTGGTACCTCCTACGCCATCAACAGTGGTTACCAATCATGGGGGCCGCTCTTTGGGAAGCTCTTCTTTGCCTTCTGGGTGATTGTTCACTTATACCCATTCCTCAAGGGTCTTATGGGCAGGCAAAACCGCACACCGACGATTGTCATCGTCTGGGCTGTCCTCCTCGCTTCTATCTTCTCCTTGCTGTGGGTTCGTGTTGATCCATTCACTACCCGTCTCGCTGGCCCAAATATCCAAACCTGTGGCATCAACTGCTAG
- the LOC123051533 gene encoding fruit protein pKIWI502 produces MATAATISATPLAPLPSSRHAFASPKMLRSLPFLRRRLPSLAAAAVKQDAAVWNAAPVASIGAASADGSLFHLRVDLSDAADLASSFTAPGQYLLVRVPGEDGLKPAFMAIASPPGGGAFEFLVKAVPGATAEKLCGLRDGDVVELGAVMGKGFPIERVTPADAAETLLLFATGTGISPIRSLIEFGFAAKQRADVRLYYGARNLETMAYQERFAEWESSGLKIVPVLSRPDDGWKGERGYVQRAFLEAKNIANPTSTGAVLCGQSQMIEEVTSALTADGVSQDKILKNF; encoded by the coding sequence ATGGCCACGGCCGCCACCATCTCCGCCACGCCCCtcgcccccctcccctcctcccggcATGCCTTCGCCAGCCCCAAAATGCTGCGCTCGCTCCCCTTCCTCCGGCGCCGCCTGCCCTCCCTGGCGGCCGCCGCGGTCAAGCAGGACGCGGCGGTCTGGAACGCGGCCCCCGTCGCCTCCATCGGCGCGGCCAGCGCCGACGGCTCGCTCTTCCACCTGCGCGTCGACCTCTCCGACGCCGCAGACCTCGCCTCCTCCTTCACCGCGCCGGGGCAGTACCTCCTGGTCCGCGTCCCCGGGGAGGACGGCCTCAAGCCCGCCTTCATGGCCATCGCGTCCCCGCCGGGGGGAGGCGCCTTCGAGTTCCTCGTCAAGGCCGTGCCCGGCGCCACCGCGGAGAAGCTCTGCGGCCTCCGCGACGGCGACGTGGTGGAGCTCGGCGCGGTCATGGGCAAGGGGTTCCCGATCGAGAGGGTGACCCCGGCCGACGCCGCGGAGACGCTGCTCCTCTTCGCCACCGGGACCGGGATCAGCCCGATCCGCTCGCTCATCGAGTTCGGCTTCGCGGCCAAGCAGCGAGCTGATGTGAGGCTCTACTATGGCGCCAGGAATCTGGAAACAATGGCGTATCAGGAGAGATTTGCAGAGTGGGAGTCATCTGGGCTCAAGATTGTGCCGGTCCTGTCACGGCCAGATGATGGCTGGAAAGGTGAAAGGGGTTATGTTCAGCGCGCGTTCTTGGAAGCCAAGAACATTGCCAATCCTACTTCCACTGGGGCTGTGCTATGCGGGCAAAGCCAAATGATCGAGGAGGTCACCTCGGCCCTTACAGCAGATGGCGTATCACAGGATAAAATCTTGAAGAACTTCTAG